CTCACGGAATTCACCGGCCTGTCGATGAAGGACATAGAATCGATCGTGAGGATGAAGCTCGGCATGGTGGAGCTTGCCGGGTATGACAACCACTATCCGTCCGAACTGTCGGGGGGCATGAAAAAGCGCGCCGGGATAGCGCGGGCGATGGCGCTCGACCCTGCCATGCTCTTCCTCGACGAACCGTCGGCGGGCCTTGACCCCGTCACTTCAGCCGAACTGGACGTCCTCATCAGGAAACTCAATGAAGGGACCGGCACAACCATGGTCATCGTCACCCATGAACTGGAGACGATATTCAATATATCCCACCGTATCATCATGCTCGACAGGGACGCGAAGGGCATCATCGCCGAAGGCGACCCCCGCGTGCTGCGGACGGATTCCGATGACTCCCGGGTCACGGACTTCTTCAACCGGCGGGTCACGGAAAAAAAGAGTGAAGGAATGACACCATGATAAAGAAGAAGACCTATTTCCTGGTAGGTTTTTTCGTGCTTGCGGGCGCCCTGATAGCTGTAGGGACCATCATCTGGCTCGGCGCCTCCCAGTACCTGCAGAAGGGCGAGCGGTTCGTCACCTATTTCGACGAATCCGTTCAGGGGCTTCAGGTCGACTCGAGCGTCAAGTACAGGGGTGTCGAGATCGGCATGGTGGAAAAGATCGGCGTCGCGCCCGACTACCGCCTTATCGAGGTCGTCATGAAGATCAACTTCAGCGGAGACGCAGCGAACGCGACCATCGCGAAGTTGAAGGCGGCGGGAATAACGGGGATAGTCTATGTCGAACTGGACCACCGCAAGAAGGGAGACATCGCAAGAACACCGCAGATCACCTTCGAGCCCGACTATCCCGTCATCCCCTCCAACCCGTCGGAGATCCAGGAGATCGTGTCGGGCGTCGACGACGTGGTGAAGAAGATGAAGGAGGTGGACTTCAAAGCCATCTCCGACGAACTCGTGTCGGCGACGAAAAGCGTCAATACCTTCTTTGCGGGACAAAAGATGACGGGGATAATCACGAACCTGGAGAACATGACCCGGACCCTTTCCGATTCCGCGAACCAGCTGGCGAAGATGGTCGGTGACGGCAGGGCCGACGAGATCCTGAGCGACGCCCGGGACACGGTGCGCGATGCCAAAGAGACGATCGCCCGGGTAAAGTCGGAACTTGAGAAGATGAGGCTCGCCGAGACCGCGTTGAAGACAACGAGGATGATCGAGGACATCTCGCGCCGGTCAAAGACGATCACCATG
The Syntrophorhabdus sp. genome window above contains:
- a CDS encoding ATP-binding cassette domain-containing protein — protein: MNNTEPVIKVEGLTVRYGSNTVLKGVNFEVRPGEIFVIMGGSGCGKSTLLKHVIGIETPAEGDIWINGTDTSKLDDRELRKLHMGIGMLFQSSALFGSMTIGENVALPLTEFTGLSMKDIESIVRMKLGMVELAGYDNHYPSELSGGMKKRAGIARAMALDPAMLFLDEPSAGLDPVTSAELDVLIRKLNEGTGTTMVIVTHELETIFNISHRIIMLDRDAKGIIAEGDPRVLRTDSDDSRVTDFFNRRVTEKKSEGMTP
- a CDS encoding MCE family protein gives rise to the protein MIKKKTYFLVGFFVLAGALIAVGTIIWLGASQYLQKGERFVTYFDESVQGLQVDSSVKYRGVEIGMVEKIGVAPDYRLIEVVMKINFSGDAANATIAKLKAAGITGIVYVELDHRKKGDIARTPQITFEPDYPVIPSNPSEIQEIVSGVDDVVKKMKEVDFKAISDELVSATKSVNTFFAGQKMTGIITNLENMTRTLSDSANQLAKMVGDGRADEILSDARDTVRDAKETIARVKSELEKMRLAETALKTTRMIEDISRRSKTITMEVQLTGENLRRASENLDQLIERLKADPSDILFSDPPPKKR